A section of the Petrimonas sulfuriphila genome encodes:
- a CDS encoding RNA polymerase sigma factor → MIRDENKEQALLQQIVRGNTMAMKKFYDTYSGYLTAVCSRYIADKEDVKDILQESFIKIFKAVDKFEYKGAGSLKAWSARIVVNEALRHIRESNKLKVINLPGEELPDMADDREPDFNEIPTQVILEMIRKLPVGYRTVFNLYVFEEKSHKEIASILSISESTSASQLHRAKGLLMQEIDLYRFKKMAL, encoded by the coding sequence ATGATCAGAGACGAAAACAAAGAGCAGGCCCTTCTTCAGCAGATTGTACGCGGTAATACGATGGCCATGAAGAAGTTTTACGACACCTATTCGGGGTATCTTACCGCGGTATGCTCTCGTTACATCGCTGACAAAGAGGATGTAAAAGATATCTTACAAGAAAGCTTCATCAAAATTTTCAAAGCAGTAGATAAGTTCGAATATAAAGGGGCGGGATCGTTAAAAGCGTGGTCGGCCCGCATTGTAGTCAATGAAGCGTTGAGACATATCCGGGAAAGCAATAAGCTGAAGGTTATAAACCTGCCCGGTGAGGAGCTGCCCGACATGGCCGATGACCGTGAGCCTGATTTCAATGAGATACCCACGCAGGTTATCCTGGAAATGATCCGGAAGTTACCTGTGGGCTACCGGACCGTATTTAACCTGTATGTTTTTGAGGAAAAAAGTCACAAGGAAATTGCTTCGATACTGAGCATTTCTGAAAGTACTTCTGCCTCGCAGTTACACAGAGCCAAAGGCTTGTTGATGCAAGAGATAGATTTGTATCGGTTTAAAAAAATGGCACTATGA
- the leuC gene encoding 3-isopropylmalate dehydratase large subunit produces MNKTLFDKIWDAHVVTTVKDGPSQLYIDRHLCHEVTSPQAFSGLRERGLKVFRPGQTLLTADHNIPTVEQDKPIRDEVSRYQVDTLAKNAREFGLTYYGLRHSKNGIVHVIGPENGFTQPGMTIVCGDSHTSTHGAFGAIAFGIGTSEVEMVLSSQCILQTRPKTMRVNFEGKLNDGVSAKDMALYMIWQLTTGGATGYFVEYAGEAVRNLTMEQRMTLCNLSIEMGARGGLIAPDETTYNYIQGREFAPKGERWDEAMAYWKTLKSDEGAAFDKEVTFDASQIKPMITYGTNPGMGMPIDGAIPELSAIDEAGKISFEKSLKYMGFEPGQKLEGKPIDYVFLGSCTNGRIEDFRVFTHYVKGKKKAGNVTAWLVPGSWQVRQQIEAEGLDKILEEAGFELRQPGCSACLAMNDDKVPAGKYAVSTSNRNFEGRQGPGARTILASPLVAAAAAVTGKITAP; encoded by the coding sequence ATGAATAAGACGCTTTTTGATAAGATATGGGACGCGCACGTGGTTACCACAGTGAAAGACGGCCCTTCGCAACTGTACATCGACAGGCATTTGTGCCACGAGGTAACCAGCCCGCAAGCTTTCTCGGGGCTGCGGGAACGGGGGCTGAAGGTCTTTCGTCCCGGACAGACCCTGCTTACGGCCGACCACAACATCCCTACCGTGGAACAAGACAAGCCCATCCGCGATGAGGTTTCCCGGTACCAGGTGGACACCCTGGCCAAAAATGCCCGGGAGTTCGGACTCACCTACTACGGCCTTCGCCATTCCAAAAACGGGATCGTTCACGTGATCGGCCCGGAGAACGGCTTCACTCAGCCGGGAATGACCATCGTCTGCGGCGACAGCCATACCTCCACCCACGGAGCGTTCGGCGCAATCGCTTTCGGCATAGGGACCAGCGAGGTGGAGATGGTGTTATCGTCGCAATGTATCCTGCAAACACGCCCGAAAACCATGCGCGTGAACTTCGAAGGGAAGCTCAACGACGGCGTAAGTGCAAAGGACATGGCGTTGTACATGATCTGGCAACTCACCACAGGCGGTGCCACGGGCTACTTCGTGGAGTATGCGGGGGAAGCGGTCCGCAACCTGACCATGGAACAGCGGATGACGCTTTGCAACCTGAGCATCGAGATGGGTGCCCGCGGAGGATTGATCGCCCCCGACGAAACAACCTACAACTACATCCAGGGGCGCGAGTTTGCTCCCAAGGGGGAAAGGTGGGACGAAGCGATGGCCTACTGGAAAACGTTGAAGTCCGACGAAGGCGCTGCCTTCGATAAAGAGGTCACGTTCGATGCTTCCCAAATAAAACCGATGATAACCTACGGAACCAATCCCGGAATGGGCATGCCCATCGACGGAGCCATTCCCGAACTTTCGGCCATCGACGAAGCCGGAAAGATCTCGTTTGAGAAATCGTTGAAATACATGGGTTTCGAACCCGGACAAAAACTGGAAGGGAAACCGATCGACTACGTCTTCCTGGGCAGTTGTACCAACGGGCGCATCGAAGACTTCCGCGTGTTCACCCACTACGTGAAAGGGAAAAAGAAAGCCGGCAACGTGACAGCATGGCTGGTACCCGGAAGTTGGCAGGTCCGCCAGCAGATTGAAGCTGAAGGGCTGGACAAGATCCTGGAAGAAGCTGGCTTTGAGCTCCGTCAGCCGGGATGCTCCGCCTGCCTGGCCATGAACGACGATAAAGTACCGGCCGGAAAATATGCCGTCTCCACATCCAACCGTAACTTCGAGGGGAGACAAGGGCCCGGCGCACGCACCATCCTGGCAAGCCCGCTGGTAGCCGCCGCTGCTGCCGTAACGGGAAAGATAACGGCACCGTAA
- a CDS encoding NigD-like N-terminal domain-containing protein, with product MKTMKITPFLLTAGMLLGFLLLPSCLDDDNDVNRLYPNALVTVKHAGDKTVFLQLDDKTTLLPVNLTTSPFGEKEVRALVNYEEVDKPGSGYDQAVHVNWIDSIRTKPMAPNLGTENDTKYGIDPVEIVGDWVTVAEDGYLTLRFRTQWGYPRVVHSVNLIPANNPENPYEVEFRHNSNGDIGERFGDGLVAFRLNSLPDTEGNTVKLKLKWKSFSGEKSVEFDYKTRAATPASSAIAAERSVIPLQ from the coding sequence ATGAAAACTATGAAGATTACTCCTTTTCTTTTAACAGCGGGAATGCTGTTGGGCTTTCTGCTTTTACCGTCCTGCCTGGACGACGACAATGATGTGAACCGCTTATATCCGAATGCGTTGGTGACCGTTAAGCATGCGGGGGATAAAACTGTTTTTCTGCAGTTGGACGACAAGACGACACTGCTTCCCGTGAACCTGACAACCTCACCCTTTGGGGAAAAAGAAGTGCGGGCGCTGGTAAACTACGAAGAAGTGGACAAGCCAGGCAGCGGATACGACCAGGCGGTACACGTGAACTGGATAGACAGTATCCGTACGAAACCGATGGCGCCTAATCTGGGGACTGAAAACGATACGAAGTACGGTATCGACCCCGTTGAGATTGTGGGCGACTGGGTGACCGTTGCCGAAGACGGCTATCTCACGCTGCGATTCAGGACGCAGTGGGGCTATCCGCGGGTTGTCCACTCCGTGAACCTTATCCCGGCCAACAATCCCGAAAACCCGTATGAGGTGGAATTCCGTCACAACTCCAACGGAGATATAGGAGAACGGTTTGGCGACGGCCTCGTGGCTTTCCGGCTCAACAGCCTGCCCGACACGGAAGGGAATACGGTAAAGCTGAAGTTGAAATGGAAATCGTTTAGCGGCGAGAAATCGGTTGAGTTCGACTATAAAACGCGTGCCGCGACGCCCGCCAGCTCTGCCATCGCTGCTGAGCGCAGCGTGATCCCATTGCAATAA
- the nqrF gene encoding NADH:ubiquinone reductase (Na(+)-transporting) subunit F, translating to MNVLLMSSGGITILTSVVVFLLIILILVIVILVAKAKLMPSGNVKITVNKEKNLEVPMGSTLLNTLQSQNIFLSSACGGGGTCGQCRCQVLDGGGEILPTETGHFSRKEQMANWRLSCQVKVKEDMNIVVPEEVFGVKEWECEVVSNNNVATFIKEFVVRLPDGEHLDFIPGSYSQIKVPKYELKYTDFAIDEQYKPEWDKFKMWDLTVKNEEETIRAYSMANYPAEGDIIKLNVRVATPPFDRAKNTWMNVNPGIVSSYIFNLKPGDKVTMSGPYGDFHPIYNSKREMLWVGGGAGMAPLRAQIMHMMKTLKTTDRKMSYFYGARALMEAFYLEDFYELEREFPNFSFHLALDRPDPAADAAGVKYTAGFVHQVIHDTYLKDHDAPEDIEYYMCGPGPMAAAVQRMLDSLGVPPEMIMFDDFG from the coding sequence ATGAATGTGTTGTTAATGAGTTCAGGCGGAATAACCATCTTAACCAGTGTAGTGGTTTTCTTGTTGATAATTCTGATCTTGGTAATTGTCATTCTGGTGGCCAAAGCAAAGCTGATGCCTTCCGGAAATGTGAAGATTACCGTCAATAAAGAGAAAAATCTAGAAGTTCCCATGGGGTCAACCCTGCTTAATACGCTGCAATCACAGAACATATTCCTCTCGTCCGCGTGTGGTGGAGGAGGAACATGCGGACAATGCCGCTGCCAGGTGCTGGACGGAGGCGGAGAAATCCTCCCGACCGAAACCGGACACTTCAGCCGCAAGGAGCAGATGGCCAATTGGCGCCTCAGTTGCCAGGTAAAGGTGAAAGAAGACATGAATATCGTCGTGCCGGAAGAGGTATTTGGCGTTAAGGAATGGGAATGCGAGGTCGTTTCCAACAACAACGTGGCTACCTTCATCAAGGAATTTGTGGTGCGGCTGCCCGACGGCGAGCATTTGGATTTTATCCCCGGCTCCTACAGCCAGATAAAAGTGCCCAAATACGAGTTGAAATATACCGATTTCGCGATCGATGAACAATATAAACCCGAGTGGGACAAGTTTAAGATGTGGGACCTGACCGTCAAGAACGAAGAAGAAACCATTCGTGCTTACTCCATGGCAAACTATCCTGCCGAAGGCGATATTATCAAGCTGAACGTGCGCGTGGCAACCCCGCCGTTCGACCGGGCAAAAAATACATGGATGAACGTGAACCCGGGTATCGTATCGTCCTATATATTCAACCTGAAGCCGGGCGATAAAGTAACCATGTCCGGCCCCTACGGCGATTTCCACCCCATCTACAACAGCAAGCGCGAAATGCTTTGGGTGGGCGGTGGCGCCGGGATGGCCCCCTTACGCGCGCAAATCATGCACATGATGAAGACGCTGAAGACTACCGACCGAAAAATGTCCTATTTCTACGGTGCACGTGCATTGATGGAGGCTTTTTACCTGGAAGATTTTTACGAGTTGGAACGCGAGTTTCCCAACTTCTCGTTCCACCTGGCGCTGGACCGTCCCGATCCGGCAGCCGATGCGGCAGGTGTAAAGTACACCGCCGGGTTCGTGCATCAGGTGATTCACGACACGTACTTGAAGGATCACGATGCACCCGAAGATATCGAATACTACATGTGTGGCCCCGGGCCAATGGCGGCAGCCGTACAGCGGATGCTCGACAGCCTCGGCGTCCCGCCGGAAATGATCATGTTCGACGATTTCGGATAA
- a CDS encoding DMT family transporter, which yields MKENNKALLFTVIAVASWSTVASAFKIGLRHYGYFELILVSAVTAMLIFAGVITVQKKWPLLRRLTLKETGSYAFTGLLNPAIYYLILFKSYDLLPAQIAQPINYFWPILLTLLLAVIEKKPVPLFKFIGMTISFGGVVLISVGTEGIAGVELSKPGVLLAFFSAFLWASFWIVNRRNKNVDGILGLFLSFMFGSVYLSLATLFVPVSLGSLQGFLSAVYVGLFEMAVPFIFFGLALQKTTNPALTNQLCYLSPFISLFLIHAVLGETIYFTTYMGLFLIVFGILLNEYLNKRRVAV from the coding sequence ATGAAAGAAAACAATAAAGCACTTTTGTTTACTGTTATTGCTGTTGCCAGCTGGTCGACAGTTGCTTCTGCTTTCAAGATCGGGCTGCGTCACTACGGCTACTTTGAGCTGATCCTGGTTTCGGCCGTCACGGCGATGCTGATCTTTGCGGGGGTTATCACGGTCCAGAAAAAATGGCCTCTGTTGCGGAGGCTGACCCTTAAGGAGACGGGGAGCTATGCTTTTACCGGCTTGTTGAATCCTGCCATTTATTACCTGATCCTTTTCAAGTCGTACGATTTGTTGCCGGCGCAGATTGCGCAGCCCATCAATTATTTCTGGCCCATCCTGTTGACCCTGTTGTTAGCGGTGATCGAGAAAAAGCCTGTTCCCTTGTTCAAGTTTATCGGGATGACAATCTCGTTTGGCGGCGTGGTGCTGATCTCGGTGGGAACCGAAGGGATCGCCGGAGTGGAGCTCTCAAAACCGGGAGTCTTACTGGCTTTCTTCAGTGCGTTCCTGTGGGCTTCCTTCTGGATAGTGAACCGACGGAACAAAAACGTGGACGGTATCCTGGGTTTGTTCCTGAGTTTTATGTTCGGTTCCGTCTATCTGTCGCTGGCCACACTCTTTGTCCCGGTCAGCCTGGGTTCCCTGCAGGGGTTTTTGTCGGCCGTTTACGTGGGGTTGTTTGAAATGGCGGTGCCGTTTATCTTTTTCGGGCTGGCGTTACAGAAGACCACCAATCCCGCACTTACCAATCAGTTGTGTTACCTTTCTCCCTTCATTTCCCTTTTTCTTATCCATGCGGTTTTGGGTGAAACCATCTATTTTACCACCTACATGGGCTTGTTCCTGATCGTTTTCGGCATTCTGCTAAACGAATATTTAAACAAGCGCAGGGTTGCCGTTTAA
- the leuD gene encoding 3-isopropylmalate dehydratase small subunit, whose product MEKFKTITSTYVPLPIENVDTDQIIPARFLKATTREGFGDNLFADWRYEKSGEPKADFVLNNPAYSGEVLVAGKNFGSGSSREHAAWAIAGYGFKVVVSSFFADIFRNNALNNGILPVVVSEKFLGELFTSVGQDPQATVTVNLEEQFIRNNQTGNREPFDINPYKKECLLKGLDDIDFLLSNKEKIEAYEKNRPYVY is encoded by the coding sequence ATGGAAAAATTCAAAACAATCACATCCACATACGTCCCCCTTCCGATAGAGAACGTGGACACCGACCAGATCATTCCCGCCCGCTTCCTGAAAGCCACTACCCGCGAAGGGTTCGGAGACAACTTGTTTGCCGACTGGCGGTACGAAAAATCGGGCGAGCCGAAAGCCGATTTCGTCCTCAACAACCCCGCCTACAGCGGCGAAGTCCTGGTGGCAGGGAAAAACTTCGGCAGCGGGTCAAGCCGCGAGCATGCCGCCTGGGCAATTGCCGGATACGGCTTCAAGGTGGTGGTATCGAGCTTCTTTGCCGATATCTTCCGCAACAATGCGCTTAACAACGGCATCCTGCCCGTGGTGGTCAGCGAGAAGTTCCTCGGAGAACTGTTCACATCGGTCGGCCAGGACCCGCAGGCAACGGTTACGGTGAACCTCGAGGAGCAGTTCATCAGGAACAACCAGACCGGAAACAGGGAGCCGTTCGACATCAATCCCTATAAAAAAGAATGCCTCCTGAAAGGGCTCGACGACATCGACTTCCTCCTGTCGAACAAAGAGAAGATCGAAGCGTACGAGAAGAATCGCCCTTACGTCTATTGA
- the nqrE gene encoding NADH:ubiquinone reductase (Na(+)-transporting) subunit E yields the protein MDAISLIVRSIFVDNMIFAYFLGMCSYLAVSKNVKTAFGLGIAVTFVLVLTLPINYMLENYVLKAGALAWLGPQFATIDLSVFSLLIFIAVIASFVQLVEMVVEKFSPSLYASLGIFLPLIAVNCAILGGSLFMQQREFANVGMATAYGFGSGIGWLLAILGMAAIREKLEYSHVPKPLKGLGITFIITALMAIGFMSFSGINI from the coding sequence ATGGATGCTATTAGTCTAATTGTAAGATCGATATTTGTAGACAATATGATATTCGCATACTTTCTGGGTATGTGCTCCTATCTTGCTGTATCAAAAAACGTTAAGACGGCTTTCGGGCTGGGCATTGCGGTCACTTTCGTGCTCGTGCTCACCCTGCCCATCAATTATATGCTCGAAAACTACGTACTTAAGGCAGGCGCTTTAGCGTGGTTGGGCCCGCAATTTGCAACGATCGACCTGAGTGTGTTCAGCCTGCTCATTTTTATCGCCGTTATTGCATCTTTCGTTCAGTTGGTTGAAATGGTAGTGGAGAAATTCAGCCCGTCGCTTTACGCCTCGTTGGGTATCTTTCTGCCATTGATTGCCGTAAACTGTGCCATCCTCGGAGGTTCATTGTTCATGCAGCAACGCGAATTTGCCAATGTGGGCATGGCCACCGCCTACGGGTTCGGCTCCGGTATCGGTTGGCTGCTGGCCATTCTTGGAATGGCCGCCATCCGGGAGAAACTGGAATATTCCCACGTTCCCAAACCGCTGAAAGGGTTGGGCATAACATTTATCATCACGGCCTTGATGGCCATTGGATTCATGAGTTTCTCGGGAATCAATATTTAA
- a CDS encoding 2-isopropylmalate synthase produces MDTTLRDGEQTSGVSFATEEKVSIVRLLIEELNVDRVEIASARVSEGEFKSVQKIAQWANSHGHINKIEILGFVDGNASLDWITAAGCRVVNLLCKGSEKHCTHQLRKTAREHLADIKSVIAEAKKRGMDVNVYLEDWSNGMRDSEAYVFEMMDELQHQPITRYMLPDTLGILNPSETRMFCEKMIGRYPGLHFDFHAHNDYDLAVANVFEAVKAGVKGVHVTVNGLGERAGNAPVTSIVALIHDQLKLSTNVAEDKLYSVSKIVESYSGVRIPNNKPVIGDNVFTQVAGVHADGDKKKNLYHNDLVPERFGRSREYALGKNSGKANILKNLEALGIEVDDEAAKKVTARIIELGDKKELVSPDELPYIVSDILKNGIDNQEIQILNYSLNLTDGMRPTATVKISIRGEVYQQSAAGDGQYHAFSKAMYKIYKSLNKPTPDLLDYVVVIPPGGKTNAYVQTIITWRFDGKVFKTRGLDVDQTAAAIKATIKMLNMIEKGNIPVIRHMELP; encoded by the coding sequence ATGGACACCACGTTGCGCGACGGGGAACAGACCTCGGGCGTTTCATTCGCAACGGAAGAAAAAGTAAGCATTGTCCGCTTGCTCATTGAAGAGTTAAATGTCGACCGGGTAGAGATCGCGTCCGCGCGGGTATCGGAAGGAGAATTTAAGTCGGTGCAGAAGATTGCACAATGGGCAAACAGTCACGGGCATATCAACAAGATAGAGATCCTGGGATTTGTGGATGGAAACGCATCGCTCGACTGGATCACCGCCGCGGGATGCCGGGTGGTCAACCTCCTTTGCAAAGGTTCGGAGAAACATTGCACCCATCAACTCAGAAAAACGGCCCGGGAGCACCTCGCCGACATAAAGTCGGTCATCGCCGAAGCCAAAAAGCGGGGAATGGACGTGAACGTCTACCTCGAAGACTGGTCCAACGGGATGCGCGATTCAGAGGCGTACGTGTTCGAGATGATGGATGAGCTGCAACACCAGCCCATCACCCGCTACATGCTGCCCGACACCTTGGGCATACTGAACCCCTCCGAGACCCGGATGTTCTGTGAGAAGATGATCGGCAGGTACCCCGGCCTGCACTTCGACTTCCACGCGCACAACGATTACGACCTGGCGGTAGCCAACGTTTTCGAAGCGGTGAAAGCGGGAGTAAAAGGCGTCCACGTCACCGTGAACGGCCTGGGGGAACGAGCCGGTAACGCGCCCGTCACCAGCATCGTCGCCCTGATCCACGACCAGCTGAAGCTCAGCACCAACGTTGCCGAGGACAAGCTCTACAGCGTCAGCAAGATCGTGGAAAGTTACTCCGGCGTACGTATCCCCAACAACAAACCCGTTATCGGTGACAACGTGTTCACACAGGTGGCCGGAGTCCATGCCGATGGCGACAAGAAGAAGAACCTTTACCACAACGACCTCGTGCCCGAGCGGTTCGGACGTTCACGGGAATACGCCCTGGGGAAGAACTCCGGCAAGGCCAACATCCTGAAGAACCTGGAGGCGCTGGGAATCGAAGTAGACGATGAAGCCGCCAAAAAAGTGACGGCCCGCATCATCGAGCTGGGCGACAAGAAAGAGCTGGTCAGCCCCGATGAGCTGCCCTACATCGTTTCCGACATCCTGAAGAACGGAATCGACAACCAGGAGATACAGATACTGAACTACTCGCTGAACCTCACCGACGGCATGCGCCCGACAGCCACCGTAAAGATATCCATCCGGGGGGAGGTGTATCAGCAGTCAGCCGCGGGAGACGGGCAGTACCACGCCTTCTCGAAGGCCATGTACAAGATTTACAAGAGCCTCAACAAACCCACGCCCGATTTGCTCGACTACGTGGTGGTCATTCCCCCCGGCGGAAAAACCAACGCCTACGTACAGACCATCATCACGTGGAGGTTCGACGGGAAGGTCTTCAAAACCCGGGGACTGGATGTCGACCAGACGGCTGCCGCCATCAAGGCCACGATAAAAATGCTGAACATGATAGAAAAAGGAAACATACCGGTGATCCGCCACATGGAGCTACCGTAA
- a CDS encoding 2-isopropylmalate synthase, whose amino-acid sequence MMERIYVFDTTLRDGEQVPGCQLNTIEKIQVAKALELLGVDVIEAGFPVSSPGDFNSVVEISKAVTWPVICALTRAVEKDIEVAAESLKYAKRKRIHTGIGTSDMHIKHKFNSNREEIIERAVKAVKYARRFVDDVEFYAEDAGRTDNEYLARVVQAVVNAGATVVNIPDTTGYCFPNAYGAKIKYLVDHVDLKNAILSTHCHQDLGMATANTLSGVLNGARQVEVTVNGIGERAGNTSLEEVVMALKSHKDLGFDTNINTTKIYSTSRLVSTLMNMPVQPNKAIVGRNAFAHSSGIHQDGVLKNVETYEIIDPKDVGIDENSIVLTARSGRAALKNRLTLLGVDLDNGELDDVYQKFLSLADRKKDIKDDDILALVGKESRMNRIQIDYLQVTCGVGLRNVASIGLNIAGEHFEASATGNGPVDAAIKAVKKIISRETVIQEFLIQAINRGSDDVGKVHMQVEHNGMLYYGFSANTDIVSASVEAFIDAVNKFVE is encoded by the coding sequence ATAATGGAAAGAATTTATGTTTTTGACACGACGTTGCGCGACGGGGAACAGGTTCCCGGGTGTCAGTTAAACACCATCGAAAAAATCCAGGTGGCCAAAGCCCTGGAATTGCTGGGGGTAGATGTTATCGAAGCCGGATTTCCAGTATCCAGCCCCGGCGACTTCAACTCTGTGGTTGAGATCTCCAAAGCCGTCACCTGGCCCGTTATATGTGCGCTCACACGCGCGGTGGAAAAAGACATCGAAGTGGCTGCCGAATCGCTGAAATACGCCAAACGCAAACGGATCCATACAGGTATCGGCACATCGGATATGCACATCAAACACAAGTTCAACTCCAACCGCGAAGAGATCATCGAGCGTGCCGTAAAAGCCGTGAAGTATGCCCGCCGGTTTGTGGATGATGTGGAGTTCTACGCCGAAGATGCAGGCCGCACCGACAACGAATACCTCGCACGTGTGGTGCAGGCAGTCGTAAACGCCGGAGCCACCGTGGTCAATATCCCCGACACCACCGGTTACTGTTTTCCAAACGCTTACGGTGCAAAAATAAAATACCTGGTGGATCATGTAGATCTGAAAAATGCGATCCTCTCGACGCATTGCCACCAGGATTTGGGGATGGCTACAGCCAACACCCTCTCGGGAGTCCTCAACGGCGCCCGCCAGGTTGAAGTAACCGTCAACGGTATTGGGGAACGCGCGGGGAACACTTCGCTCGAGGAAGTGGTGATGGCGCTGAAGAGCCACAAGGACCTCGGGTTCGACACCAACATCAACACCACCAAGATATATTCCACCAGCCGGTTGGTTTCCACATTGATGAACATGCCCGTCCAGCCCAACAAGGCCATCGTCGGCCGAAACGCCTTTGCACACTCCTCGGGCATTCACCAGGACGGCGTGCTGAAGAACGTGGAAACGTACGAGATCATCGACCCGAAAGACGTGGGGATCGACGAGAACTCCATCGTGCTGACAGCACGGAGCGGCCGCGCCGCACTGAAAAACCGGTTGACCCTGCTGGGAGTGGATCTCGACAACGGCGAGCTGGATGACGTTTACCAGAAATTCCTTTCTCTCGCCGACAGGAAAAAAGACATCAAGGACGACGATATACTCGCCCTGGTCGGGAAAGAGTCTCGCATGAACCGCATCCAGATCGATTACCTGCAGGTTACCTGCGGCGTGGGGCTGCGCAACGTGGCCAGCATCGGCCTGAACATAGCCGGGGAGCATTTTGAGGCATCAGCAACCGGAAACGGTCCGGTGGACGCGGCGATAAAAGCAGTAAAGAAAATCATCAGCCGCGAAACGGTCATTCAGGAGTTCCTGATCCAGGCCATCAACCGCGGAAGCGACGACGTGGGCAAGGTCCACATGCAGGTGGAACACAACGGGATGCTCTACTACGGCTTCTCGGCAAACACCGATATCGTTTCGGCATCCGTGGAAGCATTTATAGATGCGGTGAATAAATTTGTAGAATGA
- a CDS encoding outer membrane beta-barrel protein yields MNNQWQDNLRNRMEHHEEPVPEGLWESVEQVISAGSSVGTKPAGQRIRLWDKRIGAVAAVGIVLFFIGLYTLKENQKNIQLVEQRQPELPAPVAHPDKEPLLAHRTENEKPETEKKLRGAKGEETAKTAETVRTADVVEAAERQSEEIPRQGEPENSPSPRVDRKYSPETNDGQAFRLPARRRNGRPAKWQTDLYASNIPSGSSKHYDGYRSFTPFGLKSEEEEHVLAAGSGLPGDFIVGKEYRHVYTDVKHFQPVTLGVSLKYNLSDSWSITSGLNYTVLSSQLSTGSYNHYYNSRQTLHYLGLPVTVNYTVWRSGQLSTYISGGGMVEKNVAGALSTDYIVDNKIEERSQEGLSVKPLQWSVSSAAGMEYRLWKGIGLYAEPGVTYHFRNSSGVETIYREKPLNFNIRLGLRFSFF; encoded by the coding sequence ATGAATAATCAATGGCAGGATAACCTGCGCAATCGGATGGAGCATCACGAAGAGCCTGTTCCCGAAGGTTTGTGGGAGAGCGTCGAGCAGGTGATTAGCGCCGGGAGCTCCGTAGGGACAAAGCCGGCGGGACAACGGATCCGGTTGTGGGACAAGCGTATCGGGGCAGTAGCAGCAGTGGGGATTGTTTTGTTTTTTATCGGGTTGTACACGTTGAAGGAAAATCAAAAAAACATACAGCTCGTAGAACAGAGACAGCCAGAACTGCCTGCTCCCGTTGCGCATCCCGACAAAGAACCGCTCTTGGCGCACCGTACTGAAAATGAAAAACCGGAAACGGAAAAAAAGTTGCGTGGAGCTAAAGGAGAGGAAACAGCTAAAACAGCGGAAACGGTGAGGACAGCGGATGTTGTTGAAGCGGCTGAACGGCAAAGCGAAGAAATCCCGCGTCAGGGAGAGCCCGAAAATTCTCCTTCTCCCCGTGTTGACCGGAAATACAGTCCGGAAACTAACGACGGGCAGGCGTTTCGCTTGCCGGCACGGCGGCGTAACGGCAGGCCCGCAAAATGGCAGACGGACCTTTATGCGTCGAACATCCCGTCGGGTTCCTCCAAACATTACGACGGATACCGCAGCTTTACCCCTTTTGGGTTAAAATCGGAGGAAGAGGAGCATGTGCTGGCCGCAGGTTCGGGTTTGCCCGGCGATTTTATTGTGGGGAAGGAGTACCGGCACGTCTATACCGACGTCAAGCATTTTCAGCCGGTCACGCTGGGTGTTTCGCTGAAGTACAACCTCAGCGACAGCTGGAGCATCACGAGCGGCCTCAACTATACCGTTCTCTCCTCGCAGCTAAGCACGGGAAGCTACAATCATTACTACAACAGCCGGCAGACGCTGCACTACCTGGGCCTTCCGGTAACTGTCAACTACACCGTCTGGCGCTCCGGCCAATTATCAACGTATATCTCCGGCGGTGGGATGGTGGAGAAGAACGTCGCGGGCGCACTGTCCACCGATTATATTGTGGACAATAAAATTGAGGAGCGTAGCCAGGAAGGGTTGTCCGTAAAACCGTTGCAATGGTCTGTAAGTTCTGCCGCCGGCATGGAGTACCGGTTGTGGAAAGGCATCGGATTGTATGCCGAACCGGGAGTGACCTACCATTTCAGGAACAGTAGCGGAGTGGAAACGATTTATCGGGAAAAGCCGTTGAACTTCAACATCAGGCTGGGACTGCGCTTCTCCTTTTTTTAG